Part of the Triticum urartu cultivar G1812 chromosome 2, Tu2.1, whole genome shotgun sequence genome, TATTTGCTCTCCTCCGTAGCTCAAAAATAAATGGTTCAAAAAGCTTTAGCGATTTAGTTCGGGAAATTAGCCAAAAAAGTtaatagtactccctctgttacCTTACGTTCTGGTGGTTCAAATTAAACTACCAAAACATCAtatatttaggaatgaagggaGTACTTCTGAAATTATGTATAGAAAAACCTGCACCCTTGTTAACATGTTTGTTACCTCAACTGAATTGTTTTCAGCACGGATCAACTCATAATCTTACTTGTACGTTAAAATGATGCTTATAAACCGAGATAATTTTTTAGAGCAGGTAAAAAGAATGTACATGGACTGCCAATAGCATAATTGATGGTTACATGAAATATCTAAAAATTTAAGAATCAAACATGATCTAAGGAAGTGACACACATCTGCAAGTATTTAATAATAAAATCCATATGAAAGATGACCTCCATTCATTGAAAATTTGCGAGTTCCACTACTTTGCTTCAATAGTAACGGCCACTTAGTCCAGCACACCCCCTTTGTCATAGATCAGTAGAAGGCAAAAATGGATACACATCTATATGGGCCTACTCCTATCATAGTTTATACATAGCAACAAATTGAGATTACATATGGCTACACAATAAGATTCCTTTGCATCATTGTGTTCTTACTTTGAAATATGGTAGCAGCAAATTGAAAGATTCTAATGTGTTAGTTTTGGCACAGCGGGCTTCGGCCTCCTTGACATCCATCTGCAAGCAATTTTTGAATCATCTCTGGTACACACCATGCGCATAGTTAGTGTGATTATAGCATTGTAGGCAACAAAAAGGAATCCATATGTAATCTGAATCTTCACTGAACGTTTTAGGTTTGACCGTCCAAGACCTCGATCACACAAAATTTGACAGCTCAAACTTTTACCCTTACCAGTTTTCCATCTTCCATGGCAAATCCACCACATACTTGGCTTCACATTGAGATGGTTCACTACCTTCATCTCACACGACTTGTCACACTACATATCCACGAACCAATCCAGTTAATGTTTGACGACTGAAAAAAATTTAGAGTAAATCGACAGATGCATGAATAAATCAATCgatgcgttgcaacgggagaaaaaaacATCACAAACACGCCACCAAGCTCTAGCACCTTCGCCTACGACATGGCAATCAAGCATACTCAACGCCCATGCAATGGGCCCCACAATGATCTTGCACCCTTGCGGCTCAACCGGCGACGTCGACGGCGGGTCAAGGCAGCAGCAGAGCAGGCGCGACACGGATGCCACGAGCTGCTCGGCCACCTTTCCTCAAAATACAACACAATAGCAAAGGGAACTTGGCTAGAGATGCACTTGAACACTTAGCTGCAATAGAGATGATTAAAACTTTGAAGAATACAAATTTGGCTGTCCGTTACAGTGGGAGATGCAGTGTATATGACGGCGGAAACGggcaaggaaaaaaatagaaaatgattAAATGTGTTTTTACCTTCTGACAACATCATTTTGCCCTACATCACATATAGTAATGATGTCACAAGCATGCTCTTGACGAGAACCATTCACATGTGCTAGCGACCTGAAGAGGATGGAGAAAAGAAGGGCAGAAGAGGGAGGCTTGTATCTATCAAGACACCAACATATACTTCAAGCTTTGTCAAGATACCAATAAGAGTAAAATCACTTGAAGCTAATACGCAACCTTATAGCAATATACTGCACTGAGTATATCCACTATCATCTCGTCCAGCTGTTCAGGTGAAGTGAGTGCCAGTAGAACAATGACCTACGGACCACAAGAGTTCCAAAGCACCATTAATCAGAACATGTACAAAGAAACAAAGGAGTAATCAACAGCCAAAAATAGGCTAAATTACGAACCTTAGAATCAGGTCATGGAGTTCAAGGGGAAACTCCTCCACACCCTCCTGGCAGGAGTTGAGCACGACCGCGGACTCATCGGGGTCGTCGAAGCTGCAGaacctgctgctgctgctcgacGTCGAGCTGCTGTCCCTTGCAAAGTATTATTCTGAACACGCTGTGGAACGCCTATCTGAATTTCCACGACGGCACCAAACTAAATGTAAGTAATATTGTTGTAGGAAATACAGGAGTACTCCAAGAGTGCTCTGTTCATCTGATGGACTGTGTGTGTGCCAAGAGCCATGCCAAGCTGCACATTTAGTATGCATAGGACCTTGATTTCTATGCCACCGCGTCGCAAAGACTGCAAGCTGCATATAAAAGAAATTGCATTTTTCCTGTCCTGAGATTGGAGTCAAGATCTGGATCAAAATTACATTGTCATATTTTTCTATAACTGAAGCTAGATTAAGTACACTGCCTGCTACCGCGGGCTATAAAGAAAATTGCCCAATGTCACATATCATACGAAGATTAGTTCATCAATGTAGGACTGGCCGAATGTTGGTGTATCATAGGAATCATGTGGTGCCTTGGGGCTCATGCAGGGGTGTTGAGAGTTAACCCTTCAGCAAAACAGAGAAGATGGCGATAGGAAGAGAATAGTTGGCAAATTCGACTCCTTTCCTGAACCCGATGGCTACATGGAAGGTAATTTCCTTTTCTAGCAGCTGGTTGTACAGCTATACTAAAACCATTTGAATTGGCTTCCGTGAAAGTTTAACATGTTACTTGAACAACAAGATTAAAATAGCCTATTGTTTAAGGTTCTAGAGAAGGTTGAACAGCAACGATGCAACATAAACCCAACTATTTCATGAGCACAGTTAGTCTATGTAAGTTAAGCCACACATCCTGATACATTAACAGGCAGTGGAAACAGGCAAAAGTGTCCAAAGTTGTTGTCTACTTCGAGCTACTTGCTACCCACCATTGATTGATGAATATATCATTTTCTTACCGCGTGCAAGATGGTCCAGGTGTTTCATCATCTTTGCTTGCAACGTAGAAGATGCTCCTGGTCCAGGCCGGTGATCGGGGCAGAGGCTGATGGAGTCAACTCATGGACATGGGCTGGGGAGGCCAATCAGCCCGCCAAAGGCTCCCATGAACACTCTGGCTGCACAAGAACACAGTTATACACACGTCAATGTGCAGAACATCATATTAAAATCTGTACAAAAGAACAACCAAAATTGCACAAACATCACGCACCAAGTTTGAAGACACACTGCACAGGACTTTGGGCTCAAGCGTTGAAACCAAACTTTAATATTGCAACTCAAGAAAAGGGAAACTGTGAGCAGATAAAGGAGCATTTACCAGCTCTTCCTATGGACGGGAACTGACTAAGAGATCTTGAAAAGGTGAGATGTCTGAAGAAATTAAGTATGCCGATGATGCATCTGGAGCCCCTAATTAAGGTGAGCTTAGTTACAGACCTCCACTCCAATTTTACCCAGCGCCGCTCGTCCGCAGCCACCGGACGCAGATCCCCCTAGAATTCATTTTTTGCTCTTTGTGTGGTGTATACAGTCAAACTAACTAACATATGCATTCAATAGTGATTAGAAGATACTTTCAGTCAGTTAGATGGATAAAGATCAAGCTTGGCGCCATAAAAATTGAGAGGTGAACTGAATATGCATGTTATCCTTCATTAATCACTCATATGATCACTAGATCATCAATCCACCAGTACATGATTCAGGAAAGAAATCTTCCCTTTTCACAACAAAGATAGCACACTACCCACTTCCTTCTTTGTACAATGTACTGTATGTAGTAGTACAAAGCCTATACCCCTTCATTAATCACTCACACTCTCTCACTCACTTTCTATTGTCCTCATTCTCTCTTTTCTGTACCATTCTCTTGACTGATACATAGCAGCACGAACTGAATTTTATCGCTGGATCACACAACGTATCACACATTCAAACTGACCGTGTAAGATTTGTCACACAAGATCATCAAGAAGAGTCTCAATTGCACATACAGGCACAAAAAAGAAGTGGAATTCAGAAATTAATCAGGTAGATGTAGTACCTGAACCTCCTGTAGGATTTGGGGGAGTTTGTCAGCGAGCCAGGCGTCCAAGTCCTCGTGCGACGACGGAGAGGATGCACAGGATCACGACGGGCGCCATGGTGGAGGTCATGGCGGGTTTGGCGCCGCCGGATCCGGTAGAGGAGGTGGAGGGCGCGCGGATACGGGAGGGAGGCGCCGGATCTGGCCGGTGGAGGTCCCGTGGCGGCATTCGAACCTCCAAGGTGAGCTCGAGGACTGGGCATCCGTGGCGCTGGTGCTGAGCTCCTGGAGAGACAGGagattagagagagagagagagagagagagagagagagagaaagagagaaggcaGGGGAGCGGCGGCATGACCTGGGTGGTCGCCGGCAGCGGCGCCGGTCGCCGGACGACGCGCGAGGGAGGCCGGGGAGGAGGAGCTCGGGGTCGGCGCTCTGCGGGcgttggtggcggcggcggcggcgctcgggccTGGGCGGGCCAGATCTGGGCTCGAAACGTTTTTTCACTTTAAAAAGGATCACGGGTAAATTTCACAGAAACAGGGGGACTTTTTTGCAAAAACGCCGACGACGGACGACCTGAAGCAGCCGCTGGTTTATTAGTaggcaaaaataaaaatatatcaATATATGTGTTGTACCGTGTTAAATTCTTTTAAGAAGGAGAACGTTTTCAGAGTTTCATGAGAATCAAATCATTGTTTAGGATTATGACGTGAACCTTAGAACAAGTTCATTGTGGATAAAGTGCACTTTTGATACGAATTGAGTCTATTTCTTTTGAAGAAATACATTATAATCATAACATATGCTTATATACAGACACGCATACTCATCTTTATGAACACACGTATTTATAGATTATCTATATGATCATTTTTTTGAGAGAATCTTGAGATTGACATAGTCATCTTAGACGCCTCGTAGTTGACGCTCATGCTATACCGTTTAAAAAGTACGGCTGAAAAGTCTATAATACATCTTGAAAAATGCGATTACATGTGTTAAATTTAAAACTTGAACCAGGTTCCAACACAAAAAATCTAATTATGTGAGTTATGCTCAGTAGCCTAGAATTGAAAAGTTCATATTGGACATAGGACGAAGAGTATATTGATGACACGACTGGACTCATACATTTCAATCACTGGATTAGAATTTACTAAACCTCCGTTACAAAGGAAGTATGACTAAACAAATTCATATTTTTGAGGTGACTAAAAAAATTCTTTACTACATAGTATTCAATAAATTTGTGGGTCTCCTTTTTCTAACTTGTGACATGGGCTAATTTTCTCTATGACCATTTATTGATCTCTATCAGGTATTGCTCGATTTTATTTAATAAATTACAAGGATGAAATTTAAATCCTTTTCTTTTGCGAAAATATCAAAGGTCATATATCAAGTAGCACATACCCTTGCGAAAACACTACTACAAAAATTTAAAAACTACAAACCAAGTCATCGGGGTGCCGAAGTCTTCTTCCTCTGACATCCAACATCGAGGTGTTGTGAGCAAAAGTTCGATGCTGACTGGACCTCTATCTCAGCTGATAAACTTGTTGAGAACTAGGAGCTTGGAGAAGCAACAGTCGAGATGCCATCGATGTAGACCAGAACATGCCCGCGACCTATCTGCAAAGCAAAGCCCCATAAAAAAAATGCCAAAGAGGACCTACAGAACACCCTAGATCTGGCCAGACCGGAAAACAAACTTTACAGACTCTTCGAGGAAGCCGAGATTGGCCAAACTTTGTTGGTCGGAAATAAACACTAAAGTATTACAAGCAAACCTTTAGGGCCCAGCTACCTGGCGTTGTTAATGAAATTGATACCTGATTTTTTTAGACGATTTTGTGAAACTTTTGGGAACATAATAACGTTATTTTCTTTATCCAAAGCGGTATGATAGCTACCTCTAAAGATGTATGTCGTCTATATGCACCCTTTCCCCTAATTTTTTTATATTAATACTAAAGTGAATTACATGAAAGCCACTTCTAAAAACACTTTGGATCCACCTACACGGCTTGTTCCACAAATAAACTCAAAGTAGTTTAGGTCCTCTTCACATAGATAATGCCCATCAGTTATGCCCGTTGGCACGATCGTTTTCTTCGAGTGGTGGTCGCCTGGCATGGATGCTACCCCCATCTTGCATGCTTAAGGGCCTGGACTCGATTGTCATGCTCACCGGCTGAACCATCTAAAAGCATCATAATGCATGCATGTTCGACAACGCTCAACCATCTGTCATGCCATGATCAGCTCAATCGAGGAGGAGGCATAGCGTTGGGGAAAGGAAGGCACCCGCAGCATCGATTGCATCATCCCTGTAACTTAGTGACTAAATCCTTTGGGCTGAGCAACCCTTTCCTCCTACTCTAGGGCATCTGCTACTACGCTCTAGTGCGCACGTAGTATGGATATCCACCCCTTGTACTCTTTTCACTCTCTATAAATGAAATGATACGCTATATGTGTATTTTTTTTTAAAATGCCCATCAATTATGTTTTTTACCTTGAGTACTTTTTTGTTGAGTTGACCTTGAGTAAATATTTAAGGTGTATGGGAGTAGCTTTCATTTACAGGTGAACCTTGACTGTAAGAGTTTTTTTAGAAAAGAAGGAAtcacacccggcctctgcatctggaagATGCATGCGGCCATATTATTTATTATTCACAAAGACCTTACAAAGAAATTGAACAATAAGCCCGAGGCCACCATCTAGATGACACCTATTGTTACTCCTATCCTCTTGATGAAGGTGTGCCGAATGTCCGGGCcaaataccaaacagacatcgtaCAAAAGCCTAACATCTAACGCCGGATGCCCCATGCAAAGCCACATAGGCGGGACTGGGTAACACTCCGGTCCGGCGCACTCTCAGTAAGTACCACACGCACACGCTGCAAAGGACCGTCACCTTCGTCTTCCCTCGGTCCATCCTCAAAGCATGTACTGACGTATCGACATTGTCAGGCAtctctgccatcgacgccaccacgacgccagacaacGTCGACCTCCTGCGCGTGTCCATCGCCACACATCTGACGCCAAGCCTTCACCGCTCCATGCCACTGAGAACCGCCACCATGAATATGTAGAAATAAACACCGCTCCACCGAAGAAGCCATCCGCTGGTCCCTCGAGCCCGAATGCAACTCCAAGAATGCCGCCCCCAAGGGGGTAACGACACATGAATGTCGTCGTCATCCGATCAgctgatctagggtttcccccggaggtatTGGGTGGGGTTGGGAGCTTCACCTCGATGATGCCTTCATGAAGGAAACGATGATAAAGGCATCGTCATCACTGGCTCCGACCAACGACCGAAGACCAAGTTTTCACCTGGATCCGTCCCAAGAAATCTACCCGACAACCTGTGCACTGTCTCGACTGCCTTCAAAACCCCAGATCTAGCTGCCTAGATCCGGCGACCAACCGCAACAGCAGTGTCACCGTAGGAGCCCTGGCACACCAGTCACTGCCTGAATGCACCACCACTGGAGCCTGGGAGGAGGGCCCCCATCCCACCTCGCCAAACCGCAAGAGCCGCCGAGATGGATCCCGCACGCTCATCACCGTCTCTGATCTGAATCAATTCGCAGCAAAACCACGAGATCGGCGATGCAGATTCGCCTTGGATAGGGACAATGCCACGCCATGCCGCCGCGGGAAGCCCGAGCTTCACCCGCCGCCACCTTCCAGGGCCGCTGCCCCGGGATCCAGCCGCCGCCGACAGGCCGAGCCGCCGGCCACCGCGACCAAGGCCGCCATGACCCCGCGAGCCCATGGAACAGCCGGCGCCACCAGATCTTCCTTAGAGCCTAGCAGCTGCGCCGCCCCCGCCCAGCACCACGCCGCCGCCTTGCGCCGTCGCCTAAGACGCCGCGCCGCCGTGACACAGATCGGGGGAAAGCATCCCGACGCCATGGGTGACCCGCCTCACCGATCTGGCGCGTGAGGGAAGAGAAGAgagcctccgccgccgccatcaGCCACCTGGGGCTTCGCCCGACGACCTTCTCTAGCAGCGGCGAAGGGGAGGGGGGGGATGGACGTGCCCGGCGGcgggggctagggtttccacccgAGTCGCCCTAGCGGGAGGGCGACGTGGGGGTAGCCACTGTGATAGCAAGAGTGGACCCATTGATTGTAAGAGTTGAAATTAGAATCTTCTGGGATAAAAACTACTAGTTGAGTTACGTTATGATTTTGAGTGTAATACTGAAAATGGTATTTTTGCATGGTTTGTTTATGTGATTGGTGTTTGTTGTGTTTCAGTTATTGAACTGTCTCTATGCAGTATTTCAGTTCTCAATTTCTCATGGAACGAAACAGATCAGATTGAACGCGTGAGAGATGATTTGCTGCGATTGTTCCAGTACGGGAAAGGCAAGATTTATCACGACCAACGTTAACGGAAGGAGAGGAAGAACTCGAATGATGTCACAGAGGCACTAATTTACAGATCAATCTGGTCGATCGGCTCCTCAAAGTGCGCTTGATTTCCTAGTCCTGCGCCACGGCCGTCGTGGCGCGTGATCCCGCGGCGCCGGCGACGCATCGGCCACCGGCCTCCGGGTGCATGAACAGCTTGAACCTCCCGTCCTCCTTGCATGACTGGAGCAGCTCCTGCGATGGCAGCCGCATCTCCCGCAGCACGAGCCGGCCGTCCTCCCGGTGCGCCCGGAGGGTCAGCCACGGCCGCCCGCCCTTGCCGATCACCGATATCGGCGGCGGGAACGCCCTCCCGCTCCTCGTCCGCCTCGGCATCACGAACCCTTGGTCGGCTTCGTCGTCGACTTCCTGGAGGTGGTGTTGCTGCCTCTTGCAAGACTGGGCCCAGCCATCGACCGCGGCGTCGTCGTCCATGGCGACGTCGTCGGGGTCTAAGCTCTCGGCCCCGAGCGCCTCGGTGAGGAGGTCGGAGAAGGGGTGGAGCGAGGACGGTGATCTCAATGATGGCGCGGGACGGGGGCGCCCGGAGGGCCAGGTGGGGGCTAAGTAGGGCGGGAGGTGGagcggtgggggcgccatggcCGAGTGGACGGACGAACGGTCGTCGCGCGCAAGGGGAAGCACAGTGGTGGTGGTGGACGGCAGCGTACGCGACGTACGTACGTGCGGCAGCGGTGGCCGGCCGCCGGCTATATATCCGTAATCGCGAGATGGCAGTTAAGATAATGGCGCCGATCGAGCTGATCGAGAGCGGGTCTCCGTGGGGGTCGGTGGTGCGCGGCCTCGGCTTTTGCGCTCGAGCGGGCGCATGCATGGCGATATGGCACAGATCAAACGCGAACGGTAGGGGCCACTTGAGACACCTGGCCTCTCTCGGCTCTCTATCCGCAGAAACAGTCGTTTGTTGAATGTTGGATAATCTGATCCGAACTAGTAGTTCGGAACTTCATCTAGTAAGGGCATTTCTAACCAATTCCTAATAGATAATGGAGTGTCTAGTGAAGTAAACTTACATCATTAATTTTTTGTCGGACCTAAACGATTCCTTATATATAACGGAGTAAAAGAAATTCAAATGCATTTCATTTTCGGCCACCGATACATATTTCTTTGTTATTTTACTTCATTCAACCACGTTTTGATACTCTCTTCATTCCATAACATAGTGCGTCCACGCTTTCCAAGATCTAAGTtcgaccataaatttaaccaacgagaccgacTGCGGCGGGAGTAAAAATTATACCATTGAATTCGTATTGAAATATGAGTTCGGTGGTATAGTTTTTGCTCCTGCCGTGATCGGTCTCGTCGGTCAAATTTATGATCAAGCTTAAATCTCAACAAGCGTGGACGCACTACATTGTGTAATGGAGGGAGTGCATTGAAGTACATAATTCACCAAGTCTTCGCCACGAGAGCAAAACCAAAGAAAACAAAAACCACAATTAGATATTTTAAAAGATATTCAACGTCCATAACTCCCCCATTAATTGGATTAATACCTTCtctatgtcttcattgttgatCTGCCGCTTCTCAAGCTTGCacacttcttcttcttcttcttcgattctaaagaagtagacgttgcttcacATATAATTTTATCTCTAGTATCTATTCTAGCAACGAGTGCACGAGCATCTATCAAATTTCGTGCTATCAACACATCGATGTATTCTTCTTTCCAATACCAAAACCTGTATCCATCGTACACACAAATTTGAGCAAACAATGAGCTACTGAAATTGTGCCGAATCCGATGAACAACTGAATCAAAGCAAGCACATACCCCATCTTTTTTGCACTTGAAgaacacccatccgggatgttcCGGCATGGTAGAAACTCGATGCACCACCTGCCGCAGGCAGTCATCGCACTTTATGACTGACAATGGTTAGCCAATGAGCCAATGGGCCAACGCCGAGCCCGGATGACGGTTGGGCATGTCTTTGTCGGCGAACCGCTCACGGGAGAGATTTGAGTGACTTGAGGCGTAGCCTATACCCGCATGCGGCGTGGAGGCGTTGCCGGGGCTGCGCTATCCGGTTCCTGGTCAATCCATGGCAAGGCGCAGCCGCCGGTGGCCGGAAGCGCCAAatccggcggcggtggcggcagccGCTGATCCACCGGTTCTGCGCGGGCGACGGGATGAGAAGGCATAAATCCAAGTGGCGGGGGAGCCTACAGAGCGTCCGTGGCGGCGGGCGGGTGCTGGCGGGGGTTGGGAGGGGCGGCGTCGGCGCAGATGCGGCAGGGGAGGGGAGCGGGGAGGCAGCGAAGGAGAGACGCTGCTTTTACTCGGGCGCCGAACAATGGAGTAAATAAGGGAGATTCGTCGTGGCTGAGTATAATTTTTACTCCACTGATGTT contains:
- the LOC125537089 gene encoding uncharacterized protein LOC125537089, giving the protein MAPPPLHLPPYLAPTWPSGRPRPAPSLRSPSSLHPFSDLLTEALGAESLDPDDVAMDDDAAVDGWAQSCKRQQHHLQEVDDEADQGFVMPRRTRSGRAFPPPISVIGKGGRPWLTLRAHREDGRLVLREMRLPSQELLQSCKEDGRFKLFMHPEAGGRCVAGAAGSRATTAVAQD